The following proteins are co-located in the Silene latifolia isolate original U9 population chromosome 1, ASM4854445v1, whole genome shotgun sequence genome:
- the LOC141598577 gene encoding uncharacterized protein LOC141598577 isoform X2 — translation MGSMSKIGLCYCPTPTKLTTSTPLSSKLKPSLCNYNNNTNNTNNNNNNNNTLSHIQTSGLIACLRAPSAELAIGAARAALNSGIQVVLHQLLKEYPTITLGVGTILKAEDAKEAIKVGAKFLMSPVMIQDILLNIKDDEVLYIPGVMTPTEILTAYNAGAIIVKLYPVSALGGVEYIAALKKPFGHIPMVASQGISIGQIREYIIRGASAVVLSDAIFEEESVKQGNFDCISQRARLAASVANEAVKHRRMVQGL, via the exons ATGGGAAGCATGAGTAAGATAGGACTATGTTATTGTCCAACTCCTACCAAGCTTACAACTTCAACTCCATTATCATCTAAACTCAAACCTTCATTATGcaattacaataataatactaataatactaataataataataataataataatactctttCTCACATCCAAACTTCTGGCCTCATTGCTTGCCTTCGTGCCCCCAG TGCGGAGCTAGCAATTGGAGCTGCACGAGCTGCATTAAACAGTGGAATCCAAGTT GTTTTACACCAACTACTCAAGGAGTATCCAACAATCACATTAGGG GTTGGAACAATTCTAAAAGCCGAGGATGCTAAAGAAGCAATAAAGGTTGGTGCCAAGTTCCTCATGAGTCCTGTAATGATTCAG GATATATTATTGAATATCAAAGATGATGAAGTTTTATACATACCTGGTGTCATGACTCCAACAGAA ATATTGACTGCTTATAATGCTGGTGCCATAATAGTGAAG CTCTACCCTGTGTCTGCATTAGGTGGTGTTGAGTACATAGCGGCTCTCAAGAAGCCTTTCGGTCATATCCCCATGGTTGCTTCTCAGGGAATCAGTATAG GTCAAATTCGGGAATACATCATACGAGGAGCATCTGCAGTAGTCCTATCTGATGCCATTTTTGAGGAAGAATCGGTTAAACAAGGCAACTTTGATTGTATATCTCAACGAGCGCGGCTTGCAGCTTCAGTGGCCAATGAAGCTGTGAAACATCGTAGAATGGTACAAGGTCTATGA
- the LOC141598577 gene encoding uncharacterized protein LOC141598577 isoform X3, with translation MGSMSKIGLCYCPTPTKLTTSTPLSSKLKPSLCNYNNNTNNTNNNNNNNNTLSHIQTSGLIACLRAPSAELAIGAARAALNSGIQVLEVVMSTPDVFEVGTILKAEDAKEAIKVGAKFLMSPVMIQDILLNIKDDEVLYIPGVMTPTEILTAYNAGAIIVKLYPVSALGGVEYIAALKKPFGHIPMVASQGISIGQIREYIIRGASAVVLSDAIFEEESVKQGNFDCISQRARLAASVANEAVKHRRMVQGL, from the exons ATGGGAAGCATGAGTAAGATAGGACTATGTTATTGTCCAACTCCTACCAAGCTTACAACTTCAACTCCATTATCATCTAAACTCAAACCTTCATTATGcaattacaataataatactaataatactaataataataataataataataatactctttCTCACATCCAAACTTCTGGCCTCATTGCTTGCCTTCGTGCCCCCAG TGCGGAGCTAGCAATTGGAGCTGCACGAGCTGCATTAAACAGTGGAATCCAAGTT TTGGAAGTGGTGATGTCTACTCCAGATGTATTTGAG GTTGGAACAATTCTAAAAGCCGAGGATGCTAAAGAAGCAATAAAGGTTGGTGCCAAGTTCCTCATGAGTCCTGTAATGATTCAG GATATATTATTGAATATCAAAGATGATGAAGTTTTATACATACCTGGTGTCATGACTCCAACAGAA ATATTGACTGCTTATAATGCTGGTGCCATAATAGTGAAG CTCTACCCTGTGTCTGCATTAGGTGGTGTTGAGTACATAGCGGCTCTCAAGAAGCCTTTCGGTCATATCCCCATGGTTGCTTCTCAGGGAATCAGTATAG GTCAAATTCGGGAATACATCATACGAGGAGCATCTGCAGTAGTCCTATCTGATGCCATTTTTGAGGAAGAATCGGTTAAACAAGGCAACTTTGATTGTATATCTCAACGAGCGCGGCTTGCAGCTTCAGTGGCCAATGAAGCTGTGAAACATCGTAGAATGGTACAAGGTCTATGA
- the LOC141598560 gene encoding uncharacterized protein LOC141598560 has protein sequence MDGRRISASPRPCTFRRVVAKKRPRGGGLEGFVNSVRKLQRREICSKRYRAFSMSDAQERFRNICLQEEYDTHDPKDQCPTILPFLRKRSKIIEIVAAHNIVFALAQSGICAAFSRETNQRICFLNISSDEVIRSLFYNKNNDSLITVSVYASDNFSSLKCRTTRIEYIKRGKPDAGFALFESESLKWPGFVEFDDVNGKVLTYSAQDSVYKVFDLKNYTMLYSISDKNVQEIKISPGIMLLIFTKESSHVPLKLLSIEDGTVLKSFKQLINRNKKVDFIEQFNEKLLVKQENENLQIVDVRNSEITEVSKTDFMTPSAFIFLYENQLFLTFRNRTVAVWNFRGELVTSFEDHLLWHPDCNTNNIYITSDQDLIISYCKADSEDMLPDANAGSINVSNILTGKCLAKIKSDNCAIIEDECSSSGSSSKNRGRVASIRSTPGEALEDITALFYDEERNEIYTGNKHGLVHVWSN, from the exons ATGGATGGAAGGAGGATATCGGCGAGCCCTAGGCCTTGCACATTCCGTCGAGTTGTGGCGAAGAAGCGACCGCGAGGAGGCGGTCTTGAAGGGTTTGTTAATAGCGTCAGGAAATTGCAAAGGAGAGAAATTTGCTCCAAGCGTTATCGTGCATTTAGTATGAGTGATGCCCAGGAACGCTTTCGCAACATTTGTTTGCAG GAAGAGTATGATACACATGATCCTAAAGACCAGTGCCCCACAATCTTGCCGTTTCTGAGGAAGAGATCAAAAATCATCGAAATTGTAGCTGCACATAATATTGTTTTTGCTCTTGCACAGTCTGGTATATGTGCAGCGTTTAGTCGAG AAACAAACCAGAGGATATGCTTCTTGAATATCAGTTCAGACGAAGTTATAAGAAGTTTGTTCTACAACAAAAATAATGATTCCCTTATCACCGTTTCAGTATACGCTTCTGACAATTTCAGCTCTTTGAAGTGCAGAACGACAAGGATCGA ATACATAAAGAGAGGAAAACCTGATGCTGGGTTTGCTCTTTTTGAGTCTGAATCACTGAAATGGCCTGGTTTTGTGGAGTTTGATGATGTAAATGGCAAGGTGCTCACTTATTCTGCTCAGGACAG TGTTTACAAGGTCTTCGACTTGAAGAACTATACAATGCTCTATTCCATTTCTGACAAAAATGTTCAGGAGATTAAAATCAG CCCGGGAATCATGTTACTGATATTTACAAAAGAATCTAGCCATGTTCCTTTGAAACTTTTGTCTATCGAGGATGGTACAGTTCTCAAATCATTCAAACAGCTCATCAATCGAAATAAGAAGGTTGATTTCATTGAGCAATTCAATGAGAAGCTTCTTGTCAAGCAAGAAAATGAGAATCTTCAAATTGTTGAT GTTCGTAACTCAGAGATAACTGAAGTCAGCAAAACTGACTTTATGACTCCATCTGCCTTTATTTTCCTATATGAGAACCAATTATTTCTTACTTTTAGGAACAGAACAGTGGCAGTGTGGAATTTCCGTGGAGAGCTTGTAACGTCTTTCGAGGACCATCTCTTGTGGCATCCCGACTGCAACACAAACAACATATATATCACAAGTGACCAAGACCTTATCATTTCTTACTGCAAGGCAGATTCTGAGGACATGTTGCCTGACGCAAATG CGGGTTCGATTAATGTGAGTAATATATTAACTGGGAAATGCCTTGCGAAGATAAAATCGGATAACTGTGCCATTATCGAAGATGAGTGCAGTAGCAGTGGTAGCAGCAGCAAGAACCGAGGAAGAGTTGCAAGCATAAGGAGCACACCTGGCGAGGCTTTGGAAGACATTACCGCTCTCTTTTATGATGAAGAAcgcaatgaaatatataccggaAACAAGCATGGTCTTGTTCATGTATGGTCCAACTAA
- the LOC141598577 gene encoding uncharacterized protein LOC141598577 isoform X1: MGSMSKIGLCYCPTPTKLTTSTPLSSKLKPSLCNYNNNTNNTNNNNNNNNTLSHIQTSGLIACLRAPSAELAIGAARAALNSGIQVLEVVMSTPDVFEVLHQLLKEYPTITLGVGTILKAEDAKEAIKVGAKFLMSPVMIQDILLNIKDDEVLYIPGVMTPTEILTAYNAGAIIVKLYPVSALGGVEYIAALKKPFGHIPMVASQGISIGQIREYIIRGASAVVLSDAIFEEESVKQGNFDCISQRARLAASVANEAVKHRRMVQGL, from the exons ATGGGAAGCATGAGTAAGATAGGACTATGTTATTGTCCAACTCCTACCAAGCTTACAACTTCAACTCCATTATCATCTAAACTCAAACCTTCATTATGcaattacaataataatactaataatactaataataataataataataataatactctttCTCACATCCAAACTTCTGGCCTCATTGCTTGCCTTCGTGCCCCCAG TGCGGAGCTAGCAATTGGAGCTGCACGAGCTGCATTAAACAGTGGAATCCAAGTT TTGGAAGTGGTGATGTCTACTCCAGATGTATTTGAG GTTTTACACCAACTACTCAAGGAGTATCCAACAATCACATTAGGG GTTGGAACAATTCTAAAAGCCGAGGATGCTAAAGAAGCAATAAAGGTTGGTGCCAAGTTCCTCATGAGTCCTGTAATGATTCAG GATATATTATTGAATATCAAAGATGATGAAGTTTTATACATACCTGGTGTCATGACTCCAACAGAA ATATTGACTGCTTATAATGCTGGTGCCATAATAGTGAAG CTCTACCCTGTGTCTGCATTAGGTGGTGTTGAGTACATAGCGGCTCTCAAGAAGCCTTTCGGTCATATCCCCATGGTTGCTTCTCAGGGAATCAGTATAG GTCAAATTCGGGAATACATCATACGAGGAGCATCTGCAGTAGTCCTATCTGATGCCATTTTTGAGGAAGAATCGGTTAAACAAGGCAACTTTGATTGTATATCTCAACGAGCGCGGCTTGCAGCTTCAGTGGCCAATGAAGCTGTGAAACATCGTAGAATGGTACAAGGTCTATGA
- the LOC141598568 gene encoding uncharacterized protein LOC141598568 has product MSMIGQTKIHRYWRGKAPDWAEEAEEDADLRQTLTSSSNRKRKFIDDINSADDPRLRRLADSRAVDRDEIRADHRRIRQAEIVSTAEDDAAMEDEEEDEDAVEEKRGRIRERLLKLRREEDEDAVSSVEDEEESEYETDSEEEEEEEAIRRAMAKPVYVLKHERETIAERERLEAVMQALVEAEKWKIAERKPETKQIVVEMIREDYEIQESLIEKAADVGDVDTDDETNEVEEYESWKAREIARIKRDRVRRNMTEEERKKPSSAPKKKWKFLQTYHHKGAYFQSDPDGGSGGSMDSYAIYWRDLSAPTGDDKLNKSILPKVMQVKNFGRSGRTKWTHLVNEDTTDWTTPWANNDPLRSKYNAKMGGMNRPIAKPKGSKKLKTGSSLEFWPS; this is encoded by the exons ATGTCGATGATCGGACAAACGAAAATTCATCGTTATTGGCGAGGAAAGGCCCCTGATTGGGCTGAAGAAGCCGAAGAAGACGCTGATCTCCGCCAAACCCTAACTTCCTCCTCCAATCGCAAACGAAAATTCATCGATGATATCAATTCTGCCGATGATCCCCGTCTCCGCCGTCTAGCCGACTCCCGCGCCGTCGACCGGGATGAAATCCGCGCCGATCACCGGAGAATTCGCCAGGCTGAGATAGTGTCTACGGCGGAGGATGACGCGGCCATGGAagacgaggaggaggacgaggacgcgGTAGAGGAGAAGCGAGGGAGGATTAGAGAGCGGTTGTTGAAGCTCCGTCGCGAAGAGGATGAGGATGCAGTTTCATCGGTGGAGGATGAGGAGGAAAGCGAGTACGAGACGGATTctgaggaagaggaggaggaggaagctATCCGTAGGGCGATGGCGAAGCCTGTTTACGTTCTGAAGCATGAGAGGGAGACGATTGCGGAGCGGGAGAGGTTAGAGGCGGTGATGCAGGCGTTAGTGGAGGCAGAGAAGTGGAAGATTGCCGAAAGGAAGCCGGAGACGAAGCAGATTGTGGTGGAGATGATACGAGAGGATTATGAGATACAGGAAAGTTTAATTGAGAAGGCGGCAGATGTTGGGGATGTGGATACAGATGATGAGACGAACGAGGTGGAGGAATACGAGAGCTGGAAAGCGAGAGAGATAGCGAGGATAAAGCGTGATAGGGTTAGGAGGAATATGACGGAGGAGGAAAGGAAGAAGCCGAGTTCTGCGCCTAAGAAGAAATGGAAGTTTCTGCAGACGTATCATCATAAGGGTGCATACTTTCAGAGTGATCCTGATGGTGGTAGTGGTGGTAGCATGGACAGTTATGCGATTTATTGGCGGGATTTGTCGGCTCCGACTGGGGATGATAAACTTAATAAAAGTATTTTGCCGAAGGTTATGCAGGTTAAGAACTTTGGTAGGAGTGGCAGGACTAAATGGACTCACCTTGTTAATGAGGATACCACTGATTGGACCACTCC GTGGGCAAACAATGATCCTTTACGGTCCAAGTACAACGCCAAAATGGGTGGCATGAATAGACCGATTGCAAAACCGAAGGGAAGCAAAAAATTGAAGACTGGGAGCAGCCTTGAGTTTTGGCCAAGTTAA